Proteins encoded by one window of Haliotis asinina isolate JCU_RB_2024 chromosome 6, JCU_Hal_asi_v2, whole genome shotgun sequence:
- the LOC137286463 gene encoding aldehyde dehydrogenase family 16 member A1-like codes for MAATGASGQTSNSVSNIFESLSYGPAPEADNVAKAWLDDHKREFGHFINGKWHKPEGRKYYQTKSPATGEILASTIQGEEADVECAVRAARNALDDWRDAPPHVRARHLYSIARHVQKHQRLLSVMEAMDNGKPIRETRDADIPTVVRHFYHHAGWAQLMPTEMKGWKPVGVVAGIVPWNFPLMLLTWKVCPALAMGNTVILKPATFTRLTALLFAEICAEAGLPPGVFNVVTGGGAFGSKLACHADVDKVAFTGSTEVGQILRHVTAGSGKKLSLELGGKSPVVVFESADLDSAVEGIVDAIWFNQGQVCSAGSRLLAQESIYDKLIQKLKDRLTHFRLGNNLDKAIDMGAIVDDSQKRSVEEFVEQARTEGAEVYQASACVPARGCFYPPTLITNVQTVSRVVVEEVFGPVLVAMPFRTAKEAVALANNTRYGLGASVWTENISLAMEVGLSIKAGTVWINAHNLFDAAAGFGGYKQSGYGRDGGKEGLYEYVRPEWQERPRPGIVQVNMKTFGATVPGRPTINDIDKNEIQVNGVKMPSIDRTYKMYYGGAQKRPDGQYTRPVLSMFAKVVGHVGDGNRKDVRNAVEAAHKAAPGWGKRAAHNRAQIVYYLAENLEVRRDEIAQRICAMTGQPLDAGRQEVDLAVQRLFYWGAYCDKYGGAIQETTLYGATVKIHEPVGVIGIACPDEYPLLGFVSLFAPAVIRGNAVVIIPSERHPLVALDLYQVFDTSDLPGGVVNIITGDRNHLTKYLAEHQDVQAMWYFGSAEGSKFVEYASADNVKRTWVNYGIRRNWSDVEAGQGEEFLFHSVQVKNIWIPMGDIFAN; via the exons ATGGCTGCCACAGGTGCGAGTGGGCAAACTTCCAACAGTGTGTCAAATATTTTCGAAAGTTTAAGCTACGGACCGGCACCAGAAGCTGACAATGTCGCAAAG GCCTGGCTGGATGACCATAAGAGAGAATTTGGACATTTCATCAATGGAAAGTGGCACAAACCGGAGGGACGCAAATATTACCAAACAAAGTCCCCTGCAACAG GTGAGATCTTGGCCTCAACAATCCAGGGTGAAGAAGCAGATGTTGAATGTGCTGTCCGTGCAGCCAGAAATGCACTGGATGACTGGCGGGATGCACCACCTCATGTGAGGGCCAGACATCTGTACAG CATAGCCCGACATGTCCAGAAACATCAGCGACTACTGAGTGTGATGGAGGCAATGGATAATGGCAAACCAATTCGGGAGACAAGAGATGCAGACATCCCAACTGTAGTGCGTCACTTCTACCACCATGCTGGCTGGGCACAGCTGATGCCAACTGAGATGAAAGGATGGAAGCCTGTTG GTGTTGTTGCCGGCATCGTGCCGTGGAACTTTCCCCTGATGCTGCTTACTTGGAAGGTGTGTCCTGCCCTGGCCATGGGAAACACTGTCATCCTAAAACCTGCCACTTTCACTCGCCTCACAGCGCTGCTGTTCGCTGAGATATGTGCCGAGGCAGGGTTGCCTCCTGGTGTCTTCAACGTTGTGACAGGGGGTGGGGCTTTTGGCAGCAAGTTGGCGTGTCACGCTGATGTAGACAAAGTAGCATTTACTGGATCAACAGAG GTAGGACAGATTCTGCGGCATGTGACAGCTGGGAGTGGAAAAAAGCTGTCACTAGAGTTAGGAGGGAAATCTCCTGTTGTTGTGTTTGAGTCAGCTGATCTGGACTCGGCAGTTGAGGGTATTGTTGATGCCATCTGGTTCAACCAAGGGCAG gTGTGCAGTGCAGGATCAAGACTACTGGCCCAGGAGTCCATCTATGACAAGTTGATTCAGAAACTGAAAGACAGACTGACTCACTTCCGCTTAGGTAACAATCTTGACAAGGCTATTGACATGGGAGCCATTGTGGATGACAGTCAGAAGCGCTCTGTGGAGGAGTTTGTAGAGCAAGCCAGGACAGAAGGAGCTGAG GTGTACCAGGCCAGTGCTTGTGTACCAGCCAGGGGATGCTTCTATCCCCCAACTCTCATCACCAATGTCCAGACAGTGTCAAGGGTGGTTGTGGAGGAG GTGTTTGGGCCAGTGCTGGTAGCCATGCCCTTCCGGACAGCGAAGGAGGCTGTGGCACTGGCTAACAACACACGTTATGGCCTGGGAGCCAGTGTGTGGACAGAGAACATCAGTTTAGCCATGGAGGTGGGGCTCAGCATCAAGGCCGGCACTGTGTGGATCAATGCCCACAACCTCTTCGATGCTGCGGCTGGCTTTGGGGGCTACAAGCAGAGTGGCTATGGTAGAGATGGAGGCAAAGAG ggtctgtatgagTATGTACGCCCTGAGTGGCAGGAGCGACCACGCCCAGGCATTGTGCAAGTCAACATGAAGACATTTGGTGCTACAGTTCCAGGTCGGCCTACCATCAATGACATCGATAAGAATGAAATACAGGTCAATGGTGTCAAGATGCCAAG CATTGACCGCACATACAAGATGTACTATGGAGGAGCTCAGAAGCGACCTGATGGCCAATACACCAGACCCGTGCTGAGCATGTTTGCGAAGGTCGTTGGCCATGTCGGTGATGGTAACAGGAAGGATGTACGGAATGCAGTGGAGGCAGCTCACAAGGCCGCTCCTGG ATGGGGAAAGCGTGCAGCACACAACCGAGCACAGATCGTGTACTATCTGGCGGAGAACCTGGAAGTGCGGAGAGATGAAATCGCACAGAGGATCTGTGCCATGACAGGTCAGCCGCTGGATGCTGGCAGACAGGAAGTGGACCTGGCTGTGCAGAGGCTGTTCTACTGGGGGGCGTACTGTGACAAGTATGGGGGAGCCATCCAG GAGACCACCCTGTATGGAGCTACTGTTAAGATTCATGAACCTGTGGGAGTTATCGGCATAGCGTGTCCAGATGAGTATCCACTGCTAGGATTTGTGTCCCTCTTTGCTCCTGCTGTGATCCGTGGAAACGCTGTTGTTATCATCCCAAGCGAGAGACATCCGCTTGTAGCTCTTGATTTGTATCAG GTGTTTGACACATCTGACCTACCTGGTGGCGTCGTGAACATCATCACCGGCGACCGTAACCATCTCACCAAATATCTTGCTGAGCATCAAGACGTCCAGGCCATGTGGTACTTCGGCTCAGCAGAAGGTTCAAAGTTTGTAGAGTATGCTTCTGCTGACAACGTAAAGCGAACGTGGGTCAACTATGGCATCCGTCGCAACTGGTCCGACGTGGAGGCAGGACAAGGGGAGGAGTTTCTGTTTCACTCTGTACAGGTTAAGAATATATGGATACCCATGGGTGACATCTTCGCCAATTAG